A region of the Armatimonadota bacterium genome:
GATTCGGGTTGATTTCGCCAAAAACCACCTGGGCTGATACAGTTGACTCTAATATTGTAAGGTGCTAGGTAGCAAGCTAGGTCGCGAGTCATATTTATGACACCACCTTTGGCAGCGCAATAATCTGCCGTCCAGCCACCCATATTAGTCCCTTGGTATTGTCGTCGGTCTTTGCCAATCATTCCAGCTATTGAGCCAATATTGATGATTACACCTGTTTTCCGAGGCATCATGGTTTTTCGGACAACATGCTTGCAACAAAGGAAGGTGCCAGTTAGGTTGACATCCAAGGTGTAGTACCAATCTTCAAGTGTTCGGTTTTCAAGTTTAGCACTTTCAGGCGTGGCGACGACATTTCCAGCGTTGTTGACTAAAATGTCTATTTTCCCAAACTCTGCTAGGGCTTCATCAACAGCACGTACTACCTGGTCTTCAAATCTAACATCCAGTTGAATTGGAAGCACGCGCCTCCCCGTTGCTTCGTGAATCTTGATTGCCGAGGCTTTTGCATCTTCAAGATTCCGCGATGTAATGCAAACATCCGCACCGGCTTCTGCAAGAGCTAGAGCCATGTCGAATCCTAAATTGCGTGCCCCGCCGGTTACGAAAGCAACTTTGCCTGATAGGTCGAATAATTCCTGAACGGTAGGGAATTTTTCCATTGCTTGGAACCTCCATTTATTTTATCTGAGATAAACTATGGCCCGACGCCGACAACGTCTGGGTCGCAATCTGCAAGCCATTCGTCGGTTAAATATTTTGCGAGCAAGAAATGCTTCCTGTCTGGGTAAAAAAGAATGCGTTCACCTTTGTCTTCTACTAAGCTAGTATATGTCGCAACTTGTGTTCCCGTATCTGTACCTGAGATAGGCGTCCAATCTGTAGATGCAAATACCTTGGGTTTGCCGAATCTAATTGGTTGTTTCTTTTCGCCAGGTATTTCTCTTCCAATCGTAATCCAAGCCGGGTTTCTGACGTTCCTGCTGTCTGTTGGCCCACTGCCTCCGTGTCCACTGCCATCGTTGTTGAAGTAAACGAGTAGAAATCGTCCGTCCTTGAGCTTGTATAGTGGACAAGGAGCCATTGGATTTAATAGCGGTTGTCCACCAGGTTCGTAAAGAAGTGGGCGCGGTTCATCCCATGTGCGGCCATCATCTTCAGACAGCGCAAAGTAAATCCTTCCAAGTAACGTTCGCATAACGCAGATTATCCTGCCATCTGAGAGAGATGGGTTTGTGGGCTCCTGAGCGGTATTGATGCCGGGTCGAAAAGGATTTGGAGCTGAGAGCCCATGGGGTGTTTTGGGCCATGTTGTAACCACGAGTCTGTCAGGATCGGCTTCGGTCAAAATATTCTCAAAGCGCAGAAAACATACTTCTGATGCTCGTTCAAACATGCCGACGTTTGGGTCAACCGCGTTGCTTGCCCACCGAGTAAAACCTGCTAAAACTACGCCCTCAGGTGTTACGGTTGGCGTTTGATAAACAATCCATGTTGGTGGAACCTTTGGGTCAGGATGGCTGATAGCATTCGGCTCAATTGGTATGTCATACGTCTTCTCACTCCAAGTTATTCCGTCGTCATCAGAATATCTGCCCCTACACACACCTGTGTCAGCCGCACGTGCATCATCGATACCTATGTTTTTGTTGTAAAAACACCAAATTCGCGTGCCGCCTCCAGGCAGAATGCCAGGGCAGATTATTGGAAATTGCCAGCTTGCCATTCCTGTGCCGGGCGGGTCATCGGGTTTTGCACCGTCTAGGACTTCAGGTTCCGACCATGTTTTGCCTCTGTCTGTCGAACGGCTAAAAACCACACGTTGGTCAGGAGCGGCTTCTCGTGTTCCACTTGTCCAGGTGGCGAGAAATGCACCGCTGGGCGTTGCAACGACATTGAAATGCTGATTCGTGTGGTCTGGCCCATCTATTCCTTTAGGAAGATATACCACTAAGTCAGGATTGGTGCGCTTCCATTCTTCTTTCATATCTAGCCCTTTCTATAAGAATTGTTTGTAGAGCATTTCTTCTGCCTGAACAATCTCACCGTTTGGAAGTGAGTACTGATTTGGGCAGCAATCGTTAACTGTGCAGCCTTCTCTTATGGCGCGCTCGCGGTCAGCTTGCTTTTTGGCATAAAGGCTTTCCCAAGATTGCTCGTCTTTCCATGACCAGGCGTGAAGTTCATTTACTATTGCCGAATATTTCGGCTCTAGTGCAAGATTGTGATTTTCCTCGGGGTCCTCAATCATATTAAATAAGACTGGTGGGAATTCAGGAAACTCCACGTACTTCCACTCCGGCGTTCGAATCATTCGGAAAGTGGTTTCTTTTCTTGCAATAAGCTCGCTCCTTGCGGTTGACTTTAATCTTTTTTGTTTATTGAACGATAAAAGGCTTTCCCCATCGAGATTTTCCGGCTTCGGAATGCTACATAGGTCGCAAAGGGTTGGGAAAAGGTCAAGCAATTCCACGATTTCCGTTATCTTTTGCGATTCCATTTTGCTAGGATCTTGTGTTTCTTTGAGAGTTGGTGGGATGCGGATTAGAAGCGGTACCGATGCCGATCCATCGTAGTAACTTCGCTTCCACCAAAGGCCATGTTCTGACATCAGGTCTCCATGGTCTGAAACATAGACAATGACGGTGTTTTCAAGCAGGTTTTTGCTTTCTAGACTGTTGAGCAATTCGCCTATGCAAGAATCAACAAACTCAACAGATGCATAATATGCGGAGAGCCCTTTTCGGCGTTCTTTTTCGGAAAACTTCGCGAGTTGGTAATCGTCTACAATAAACTTGTCATGTGGATGGATTTGCTCTGGAAAACCTTTTGGCAATGGGTGAAGCTCAGGTGCATCTGGCCAGTATTTTCTAAAAAAACGAGGAGGTGCTGTTAGAGGATGATGGGGACGCGAATAGGAAGCGCAAACAAACCATGGTTGATTGGGATTTTTTTGATTGTGGTCGAGAATGAAAGCCAAGGTTTCCCTTGTAACAATGTTTTCTTGGAGTAAACTTTCGGGAATTTCAGATTCCCCTGCAAAGGGAAAATGGCCAATACTGTGCTGAGTCCATTGCTGGTCCTTTGCAGTCCAAAGTGGGTCAGGTTGATGACAGCAAAACCGGTTGGGAATCAAATCGCCGTAAGGTCGGTATTGAAAACCGTTCATCGGCCGGATACCGCCAACGTGCATTTTCCCAACACCGCAAGTTATATAGCCATGTTTTGCAAAGTGCTCCGGCATTGTTAAGTATTCTTGGAATATCGGCGAGTAATTCGTCCAAGCACCACATTTGTGAGGTACTCGACCAGTCCACATGCTAATACGCGATGGTGTGCAAAGTGGCACCTGGCAGTATGTATTCGAAAAGTAAATTGACTCAGCGGCGAGGCGGTCGAGGTTTGGTGTGCAAGCTGTTTTATTTCCAGCGAACCCAGCAATACGCCGATTATGCTGATCAGTAATTAGAAAAAGTACATTTGGTTTTATTCTAGCGTTCATATGCGCTCCTAAGTTATCGGCAAACCATATCCTGCAAACATTTCTGTTGGAATTTCTTTCAAGCGTATGTCAATTTTGTGATTTGAATATACAACGAAGAAGCGGTCTGCGCATTGAAAGAAGTGTGGATATTGGGCATGACGTCTTGGGTAATTTTTTGCGATATTGGGATGTTCGCTAGGATTTGCTTCTACGCCAGAAAGAATAATTTTCGGCGCATCGAAGTAAATGCATGCGTTGTCTTCTTCGGAGCAAAATCGTTGGGCAAATTTAGGCATCTCGCGTCCAACAGAAACATGGAATGGGTCTCTATTTGTCCAATAGCACAGGCGATCTGTCCAGCCGAGGACCGGAGCGTTGTCATTTCGGTAGAAGAAAAGCACGCGTCCATCCCTTGTTGTTGTAATAGGGCAAGGTCCGCATGGGTGTTTGAGTTTTTCGCCTGCTGGGCGAATTCGAAAAGGCTCAGCTTTTCGCCAAGTAATTCCACAGTCTTCGCTTATTGAATAATAAGGATGGCCGGTTCGCGTGCGCATAGTGGCAATTATTCGTCCACTTGGTAATACAGCCATATAGGGCTCCTGGCAGAAGCGGCGTTCTGGCTCATCATTGTGTGGTGCCCAAAGCCCAGAATCACCTTCAGGAGTTACAATAAACTCAAGTTTGGAAGGGTCGTCCTCTGTTAAGATATTTGCACATCTAAGAAAGAAGACCTCGGTATGCCACAGATCGGGGTCTCCATAGTGGTGGCCAGGCTTTTCACAAACCATACTCGGCGGCGATATCTTTGTAAAACCGAGGAGCATTGCGCCATCTGGGGTAAGAATGGGGAAACCAGTGTTCCAACCGTGCTGTTCTTCGCCAGGAATGTCAAGGCCGTTTTTCTCATGGCGAGGTAATTGAATTCGGTATCGGTCGCTCCATGTTTTTCCTTCGTCTTCAGTGAACCTAAAGTATATTGTGCCCGCATCCCTAAGCCAACACGCATTCTCATTCCACCAGTAAAAGCAGTAAACACGTTGGGTATGGGGGACCGAAAAAAGCATACCCCATGAGGCTGTTCGTTCATCCTTTGCTTCTTCGATGTAAAACGGATTGCTCCATGTCTTGCCATAATCGTGGCTGACTGCGCCGACGACACTTTCATCCTTTGCGGCCTCGTAGGTCGCTTGTGTCCAGCAAACCATCCAAGTGCCGTTACTTAGGACCGTACAGCATGGCTGTTGGTTAGTCGTATCCCTGCCTTTTCCATGCTGATGTATCGTGATGAAATCCTCATCAATGCAAGTGCTGTATTTTTTGCCATGAAAGTTGTAAATTCTCGTAAAGTTTTCGCCCATTGCTAGCCTCAAGAATGCTGTCTAGCCTAATAAATCATAGAGCTATGTGCGGCAACTGTCAACGCCGGTTGTTTTTCTTAGAAGGAGCTTGCAAGTTTTGTGAGTAACTGTTTGTTAGGAATAGTTTCTCGAAGAGGAAGAGCCAAAATGAGCAAAAGACCGCCCAACATTCTCCTTATTACAAGCGATCAACAGCACTACGATACTCTTGGGGTAACGAATCCACGCATCAGAACACCAAATTTGAATAGGTTAGCATACGAAGGGACGAGATTTACAAGGGCTTACTGCCCAAACCCTGTGTGTACTCCTACACGGGCGAGCATCATCACCGGCGTATATCCTTCCCAGCATGGGGCATGGACAATCGGGGTCAAGCTGCCTGAAGATGTGCCGACAGTGGGTGATATTCTTCAAAAGAATGGGTACGCTACGGGGTTAATTGGCAAGGCGCATTTTCAGCCGCTAGCCTCAAAGCCGGGAAGTGAATCGTTAGAATGTCAACCTATTCTTCGTGATTTAGACTTTTGGAGGAAATTTCATGGGCCATGGTATGGCTTTCAACATGTAGAAGTAGCCAGAAATCATGCTGATGAATCGCATGTTGGCCAGCATTATGCTATCTGGATGGAGGAAAAGGGTCTGAAAAACTGGCAAGACTACTTCTGGAAGTGGCCGGAGAATGCGCCGAAACGAAAACACCATTGGGACCTACCAGAAAAATACCACTACAGCGTCTGGACTGCTGAGCGATCAATTGCATTCATGGAGAAATGTATAAAAGAAGACAAGCCGTTTTTCTTATGGAGTAGTTTCCAAGACCCTCACCCGCCATATCTCGTTCCAGAGCCATGGGCATCGATGTATGACCCTGAGGATATGGTGCCTGGCAAATTAACTCCTGGCGAGCATGATAGAAATCCTCCGCACTTTCGCAAAACTCAGGAACCTAAGCCGGACTTTTCAATGTATCGTGAAACGTTTGGCGCACATGGCTTTCATTCTCATCTTAAAGATGAGCAGGAACTAAAGAAAGACATCGCCATATACTATGGTATGATTAGCCTGATGGACCGCGAAATCGGCAAAATATTCGATTCGCTTGACCGGCTTGGAATTGCCGATAATACAATCATTGTGTTCACAACCGACCATGGCCATTTTCTGGGACAACATGGGCTTCGGGCAAAGGGCCCATTTCATTATGAAGATATGATTCGCGTCCCAATGATTGTTTGGTGGCCGCGTCATGTGCCACAAAATGCTGTCAATTCTTCACTCCAGAGCCTTGTTGATTTTGCGCCG
Encoded here:
- a CDS encoding SDR family oxidoreductase, whose protein sequence is MEKFPTVQELFDLSGKVAFVTGGARNLGFDMALALAEAGADVCITSRNLEDAKASAIKIHEATGRRVLPIQLDVRFEDQVVRAVDEALAEFGKIDILVNNAGNVVATPESAKLENRTLEDWYYTLDVNLTGTFLCCKHVVRKTMMPRKTGVIINIGSIAGMIGKDRRQYQGTNMGGWTADYCAAKGGVINMTRDLACYLAPYNIRVNCISPGGFWRNQPESFVKAFSESIPMGRMGQDGKELKGAVVFFASEASSYCTGQNLAIDGGLTAW
- a CDS encoding sialidase family protein, coding for MGENFTRIYNFHGKKYSTCIDEDFITIHQHGKGRDTTNQQPCCTVLSNGTWMVCWTQATYEAAKDESVVGAVSHDYGKTWSNPFYIEEAKDERTASWGMLFSVPHTQRVYCFYWWNENACWLRDAGTIYFRFTEDEGKTWSDRYRIQLPRHEKNGLDIPGEEQHGWNTGFPILTPDGAMLLGFTKISPPSMVCEKPGHHYGDPDLWHTEVFFLRCANILTEDDPSKLEFIVTPEGDSGLWAPHNDEPERRFCQEPYMAVLPSGRIIATMRTRTGHPYYSISEDCGITWRKAEPFRIRPAGEKLKHPCGPCPITTTRDGRVLFFYRNDNAPVLGWTDRLCYWTNRDPFHVSVGREMPKFAQRFCSEEDNACIYFDAPKIILSGVEANPSEHPNIAKNYPRRHAQYPHFFQCADRFFVVYSNHKIDIRLKEIPTEMFAGYGLPIT
- a CDS encoding sulfatase-like hydrolase/transferase → MSKRPPNILLITSDQQHYDTLGVTNPRIRTPNLNRLAYEGTRFTRAYCPNPVCTPTRASIITGVYPSQHGAWTIGVKLPEDVPTVGDILQKNGYATGLIGKAHFQPLASKPGSESLECQPILRDLDFWRKFHGPWYGFQHVEVARNHADESHVGQHYAIWMEEKGLKNWQDYFWKWPENAPKRKHHWDLPEKYHYSVWTAERSIAFMEKCIKEDKPFFLWSSFQDPHPPYLVPEPWASMYDPEDMVPGKLTPGEHDRNPPHFRKTQEPKPDFSMYRETFGAHGFHSHLKDEQELKKDIAIYYGMISLMDREIGKIFDSLDRLGIADNTIIVFTTDHGHFLGQHGLRAKGPFHYEDMIRVPMIVWWPRHVPQNAVNSSLQSLVDFAPTFLAIAGIEIPGFMTGVNQLECWLGGKPAREHVVVENRHEPTLVHLRTYVDERYKITVYRNHDYGELFDLQEDPGEIYNRWDDPAYLSLKAELLRKFMDATLKCEPTRMPRIAGA
- a CDS encoding exo-alpha-sialidase is translated as MKEEWKRTNPDLVVYLPKGIDGPDHTNQHFNVVATPSGAFLATWTSGTREAAPDQRVVFSRSTDRGKTWSEPEVLDGAKPDDPPGTGMASWQFPIICPGILPGGGTRIWCFYNKNIGIDDARAADTGVCRGRYSDDDGITWSEKTYDIPIEPNAISHPDPKVPPTWIVYQTPTVTPEGVVLAGFTRWASNAVDPNVGMFERASEVCFLRFENILTEADPDRLVVTTWPKTPHGLSAPNPFRPGINTAQEPTNPSLSDGRIICVMRTLLGRIYFALSEDDGRTWDEPRPLLYEPGGQPLLNPMAPCPLYKLKDGRFLLVYFNNDGSGHGGSGPTDSRNVRNPAWITIGREIPGEKKQPIRFGKPKVFASTDWTPISGTDTGTQVATYTSLVEDKGERILFYPDRKHFLLAKYLTDEWLADCDPDVVGVGP
- a CDS encoding sulfatase-like hydrolase/transferase, translated to MNARIKPNVLFLITDQHNRRIAGFAGNKTACTPNLDRLAAESIYFSNTYCQVPLCTPSRISMWTGRVPHKCGAWTNYSPIFQEYLTMPEHFAKHGYITCGVGKMHVGGIRPMNGFQYRPYGDLIPNRFCCHQPDPLWTAKDQQWTQHSIGHFPFAGESEIPESLLQENIVTRETLAFILDHNQKNPNQPWFVCASYSRPHHPLTAPPRFFRKYWPDAPELHPLPKGFPEQIHPHDKFIVDDYQLAKFSEKERRKGLSAYYASVEFVDSCIGELLNSLESKNLLENTVIVYVSDHGDLMSEHGLWWKRSYYDGSASVPLLIRIPPTLKETQDPSKMESQKITEIVELLDLFPTLCDLCSIPKPENLDGESLLSFNKQKRLKSTARSELIARKETTFRMIRTPEWKYVEFPEFPPVLFNMIEDPEENHNLALEPKYSAIVNELHAWSWKDEQSWESLYAKKQADRERAIREGCTVNDCCPNQYSLPNGEIVQAEEMLYKQFL